DNA sequence from the Acidobacteriota bacterium genome:
GACGGTCCCGGGAACGGAAGAAGACGTTGTGGTGACCGCCCAGATCCCGCCTGGCGCTCCATTCGTAGCCGAGGATGGCCAGGAACTCGCCCTCTTCGGTGAAGTCGCGGCTGAGTTCCTGGAGATGGCGCCACTCCAGGTCGTCCATCGACGAGTCGTGATCGGTCAGGGCGACGAAGTCGAGCCGCGCGTCGTCGCGGGCATAGCGATAGAACTGCTCACCGCCGCCCTGGCCCTCGGCGAAGCCCGCGTGCCCGTGCAGCTCGCCCCAGTAGATTCGCTCTGCCGGCGCCGCCTCAACCCAGACCGGGTTGCTCTCGGCCTCCAGCCGGCCGTCCGCGGAACGCACGACAAACCGAGCGACCCCCGGATCGCTCACGGTCACCCCCTCGACCCGGGCAGCCGCCGCCGAACCCGCAGGCACCGTGGCGACCGTCTTCCCGTCGAGCAGAACGACGTACTCCTGGCTGGTGACGCCGCGGGAACGGTTGACGTAGCGGTCCTCGCTGCGCACGACCAGATCGATCTCCTCGCCCACCGCGACGACCGACGGGGCGAAGACCGCCAGGGATTCGACCTCGTCCAGGCTGACGACTTCGTGGTACGGCCAGCTCGGCGTGAAGTAGACACCGGCGCCTTCGAGATCGACGTAGACCGGCAGCACCAGCGCTTCGGTTGTCAGCGTCTGCAACCTGAGTCCGCCCGACCCCTGCGACCGGTCGCCGTAGGTGAAGGTGACGGTGTCGCCCTGCTCGAGAGTGCCGTCGGCGAGCCGGAACACGACCATCGGCTCCTCGTCCTGGAAACCGCCATGCTTCCCCGACAGCGGAATGCGGTCCTTCTCCCAGCGTGTAGCCATGTTCGACGAACGGAGCGACACGTAGTTGTCCGCCATCGGATCCTCGTGCTGCATCGACTCCTGGTCGGCCATGATCTGTGCGCCGAGAAGGAACGAGCCGCCGGTCGCCATCCCCATTGAGCCGACGGTGTAAGTCTGCTCGACTTCGGCCCACTCGCCGGCGACCAACGACTCGCCCGTCCTGACCGTCACGTCGCCGATGGCGTCCGGGCGTTCGTCGCGAATCGCCAGTTCGCGGATCTTGTCGTCGAGAGTTCCGAGGATCCGTTCCGAGATGCCGCGGCCCTGTTCGTGCTGGCTGACAACCCGCATGACCGTCGTCGTGCTGTCCATCGGCAGGGTCCGACCCGTGACCGCGTAGGCGTTCAGCCACTCCCAGAACACGCCGGCGCGCCCGGTCGCGTTCTCCTGGTCGGACGGCCCCTCCTCGACCTCCAACTTGAGCTTCTCCACGCGCGACCGCAGGTCCGCATCAAGGTAGTCGTCACCGGGCGCCGGCGCACAGCCGACGACGACGGCGAGCGCTGGCAGGGCCCTCCTGAATGGAACGCTCAACACTCGAATCCGACGCTCCTTCAAGTCTGAATAGCGGCAATCAAGGTAGCACGGCCAGCCGGCCACCCCCACGACGGCGGCAGAATCCCGGCCGGTAGTATGTGCTGTTCCAACACGAAACAGGACAAGCGGAGGGGCCATGGGACTGCTGGACGGCAAGGTGGCCATCGTTACCGGCGCGGGCAACGGCCTGGGCAAGTCGCACGCCCTGCTCCTCGCCAGTGAAGGCGCCCGCGTTCTGGTCAACGACCCGGGCTGTGCACGGGACGGTTCGGGCGAAAGCGACGTTGCGGACGAAGTCGTCGACCTGATCCGCACCGAAGGCGGTGATGCAGCCGCCAGCAAGGTTGCGGTCGGACCGTTCGAGGCCGCCGCGGAACTCGTCCAGCAGGCAGTCGACGCCTTCGGCGGCGTCGACGTCCTGGTCAACAACGCAGGCATCCTGCGCGATCGCACGGCCCTCAAGATGAGCGAACAGGAGTGGGAGGCCGTTCTCACGGTGCATCTGAGCGGCACCTTCTCCTGCCTGCAGGCCGCCGCCCGCGTGATGCGCGAACAGGGGCGGGGCGGCCGGATCATCAACACGACATCCGTTGCCGGCATGCAGGGCAACTTCGGTCAGAGCAACTACTCCGCCGCCAAGGCCGGCATCTACGCCGTGACGCGCACCGCCGCCATGGAGCTCCAGCGCTACAAGATCACCGTCAACACGATCTCCCCCACCGCCTACACACGGATGACCGCGGACAATCCCGGTGTCACCGAGAGCTTCGGGGATCGCTACGGCCCCCAACACGCCTCGCCCCTGGTCGCGTTTCTGGCCTCGGACCACGCCGCCCACATCACCGGTCAGACGCTGGGAGTCGAAGGCACGCACATCTTCGCCTACCGGATGATGAGCACGGTGGGCGTCAAGCAGTACGTGGGCGACGACCCCTGGAAACCATCCGCGATCCGGCATGTCATCGACCAGGTGATCGGCCACTGATGTCGCTCCCCCGCCGTGCCGCGGCCGGAGTGGTCGCGTCGCTGGCGGTGCTGTCGATCGGCTGCCGACAAACGTCCGAGTCGGCTCCCGCCGACCGGGATCTGAACCGCCAGATCGCGCAGCTGATCGCGGACATCGAGCGCGAGCCCACGTCGGCGGCCAACGTCTTCCGCCGAACCGACACCTTGTGGGACTGGGCAAACCGCTTCGCACTTGACGGCCGAGTTCTGCCTGCCGACCTGCCTCTGGCGGTGGCGCTGATCCGCTTCGCCGAGGCGGACGGCGGTGAAGTCGATCTGCCGCCGGCTATCGACCTGTACCTCGAGACGCACCTGGAGCGCTTCGACCGGTACGTTCGCGAACTCGAACTGAAGGAGTCCGAGCCCCAGGCGGTCGGCGAGTTGCGCATGTCGACGCCCGGCCCCCTGATCGCCGGCGGCGCGGCCACCGTCGAGCAGACATACATCGTCGGCTCCCGCGGTCTCGCAGCGGGCGGTGGACTCCTGGTCGGCAAGTCGGGAACCGGCAACGAGACGCGACCCCAGAACCGGGATCCGGCCGGGGACAACTTCGTGTCGGTACGAAGCTCCAACCCCGATGCCCGGTTCGAGGCCGTCCAGGTTGAGTGGAACGGGGTCCATTCGCACGTGCCGGGCAAGCGCCCGCTGCCCGGTTTTCGGCTTGAAGGCTCTGCCCTACAGCCCGGTGACACGGTCACGTTGACGTACGGTGGCGGGTCCAGCCGTTTCCACGTGCCGGCCTTCAGCAACGACGAGTTCGTGCTCCCGGTCTACGTGGACATCGCCGGCAGCGGAACCTACCTGACTCCCGCCTTGCCCGGAATCGAGGTCGTCGGCGAGCCGGAGGTTCACGCGGTTCGGATCCTGGCGCCCTCCGTCGTGGCTGCGGCCGAGCCCTTCGAGATCACGGTGCGCAGCGAGGATCGGGCGATCAATCGGGCCAGCGGGCCGATCCCCGCCTACGAGGTCCTCCTGGAAGGCGACACGATCGCCACGATCGAGGGCGGACAGGGCGCTCTGTCGGTGGTGGAGGGAATCGCGATCGAGGTGCCCGGAGTCCACCGACTCGAGGCGCGCTCACTCGACGGCAGCCTGCATGCCAGCAGCAACCCGATCCGCGTCGAACTCGAGCCGGAGCTCCGCATCTACTGGGGCGACACGCACGGCCACACCGGACTGGCCGAAGGGACCGGCTCGGCGCGGGCGTTCTTCGAGTACGCCAACCGCGACGCCCGGCTCGACTTCGCCACCCTTTCCGAGCACGACATCTGGATGGATGACAGGGAGTGGCTGGATCTCCAGGAACTGACCCGCGAGTTCACCGAGGAGGGCCGCTTCATCGGCATCCTGGGCTACGAATGGACGGCGTTCAGGAACCGGGGTGGGCACCACAACGTCTTCTTCCGCGATCCCGGAAGCCGGCGTGTCCCGGTTCAGGAAGCGACCCGGCTGCCCGATCTCTACCGCGGGCTGCACGAGCTCTACGATCCGGACGAGGTCCTGGTCATTCCCCATGCCCACCGCGCAGCCGACTGGACGCGCAGCGATCCGGAGCTCGAGAAGCTGGTCGAGCTGTACTCGGTCCACGGCAGCTTCGAATGGTTCGCCAACCGCTATCTCCAGAGCGGTTTCGAACTCGGGTTCGTCGCCGCTTCCGACGACCACCACGCCAAGCCGGGACTGGCGCCCGGCCCCGTCTCGAGCGTCTCCCAACCGGGCGGTCTGGCCGCCGTCGTGGCGCCCGAACTCAGCCGGGATGCCCTGTTCTCGGCGCTCCGCAACCTCTCGTCCTACGCTACGTCGGGACAGCGCATCCTCCTCGAGGCGACCGTCAACGGAGCTGCCATGGGCACCCGGCAAGAGAACGCCGAGCGGCGCGAAATCCGGGTCAGGGTGTCCGGCACGTCGCCGATCGACGCCATCGACGTGGTCCGCAACGGCGAGATCATCCTCACCAAGCGCTACATGACCGCGGCGCTCGGCTCCAGAAGCTGGCTCCAGGTGTCCTTCGAGTCATCCTCCGAGGTCTTCGGAGAGCAGGTCGACAACCCACGCGGCTACCGGCTCTGGGAAGGGACTCTCGAGGTCGAGGGAGCCCGGGTTCTGCAGGTTGTTCCGGCTGGCCTCGACAACCCCCTCCGGGACCAAGTCTCACGACTCGCTCCGGGCGCCGGTCACGGCGCGAGATTCCGCATCCTGACCCGCGGCCGCTCTGATTCGTTCCTGGTCGAACTCGACGGAGCGGGTCCCCACACGTTGCTGAGTTTCCACCTGAACGAGAGCACCGAATCCGGTTTCGCACCGGGAATCCGGCCAGCAGCGCGGATAGCCGCAGCCAACGTCGCGATCCGGCTGGACGAACTCGAGGCGGGCCGGCTCGACGTCGAGCTACCCGTCGGACCGCATCCGGATCGCCTCAGTGTGCAGGTGATCGATCCCGCCGCCGCGCTCGATCGGGAAGTCGAGTTCGTCGATCTGGACGGGGTCCAAGACGGCGACTACTACTATGTCCGCGTAACACAGCTCGACGGGGGCCGCGCCTGGTCCAGCCCCTTCTGGGTCGGAAACCGACCTGCCAGCAACGGAGGACAATAGGAACTTGGCTGGAATCGTCACCTACGGCGCCTACGTACCGTACAACCGGCTCGACCGCGGTGCGCTGGGTGGCCGGGGCGAACGGGCCGTGGCGGGCTACGACGAGAACTCGGTATCGATGGCGGTCGAAGCAGCGCGCGAAGCCCTGCGTGGCGGCGCCCCCATCGACACGCTCTGCTTCGCCACGACCACACCCGGCTACGCCGAGAAGCTCGACGCCGCCACGATCCACGCGGCGCTCGACCTGCCGGCCAACGTCGGAGGGCACGACCTCGGCGGCTCCGGCCGCGCCGGACTGGCTTCGCTGACGCTAGGCAACGACATGGCCCTGGCGGGGCGGAGGCCGCTCGTGTGCCTGAGCGAAGTGATGGTCGGCGCCCCCGGCGGCGCCCGCGAGGCGAGTGCCGGTGACGGCGCCGCGGCATTCACCTTCGGTCCCAGCGCCGAGGCCTGCGCCGAAGTCCTGGCCGCCGGCTCGATGACCGACGAGTTCATGGACGTTTGGCGAGCGCCGAGCGAGCCGTTCGCCAACCAGTGGGAAGAGCGCTTCGGAGCCCAAATCGTCGTGCCGCTCATGCTCGGCGCCCTGGAGTCGGCTCTATCGAGCGCCGGCATCAGCGCCGACAGCCTGTCCAAGGTCATCGTGGACAGCACGAACCCACGCGCGGTGCGCGGTTTCGTCGCTACGGCCGGAATCCCGGTGGACCGCCTGGCCGACGATCTCGCGGCTTCCGTCGGCCGTGCCGGCACGGCACATGTGGGTCTGGCCCTGGCCAACGCGCTCGACGAGGCCGACCCCGGCGACCGGATCGCGGTCATCGCCGGCATCGACGGCGCCGACGCGATCATCTTCGAGGTGACCGACAGGATCGCCGCCAACCGTCCCGAGCGCAGCGTCGAACGCTGGATCGAAGCCAAGCGCAACGACCTGGACTACAACACCTACCTCAAGTGGCGCGGCGTGCTTCCGTTCGAGAAGCCCCGGCGCCCCGACCCGAAGCGGCCTGCGGCCCCGCCCTCGTACCGGGCCGAACGCTGGAAGTTCGCCTTCGTCGGATCCCGCTGCACGAACTGCGGCACGGCGAACCTGCCGCCCCAGAGAGTGTGCGTCGAGTGCGACTCGGTCGACGAGACCGAGCCCGAGTCCTTCGCGGACGCGGCCGCACAGGTCGCCACCTACACGCAGGACAATCTCGCCTACTCCCTGCAGCCGCCGGTGGTCGTCGCCATGCTCGACTTCGACCAGGGCGGCCGGCTACCGTGCCAACTCACCGACATCGACCCACACAACATCAGAATCGGCGACCGGGTCGAAATGACGTTTCGCTGCCTGCACACCGCCGAGGGGATTCACAACTACTTCTGGAAGGCCAGGCCGCGACGCTGAACAGGGGACCGTCAGGCCAGGAACAGGGAGAAGATCATGCCGAGTCACGGAATCAAGGATCGCGTCGCCATCATCGGAATGGGCTGCACCTCCTTCGGCGAGCACTGGGACCAGAGCATCGGCGACCTTTCCCTGTCGGCGTCGCAGGAGGCGCTGCGCTCAGCCGGCCTCGACCGCGACCAGATCGACGCGTATTGGCTCGGCAGCGCCGGCACCCTGGCCTCCGGACTGCTCATCGCCGAGCCGCTCAAGATTCGCTACAAGCCGGTCACCCACGTCGAGAACTTCTGCGCCACCGGCAGCGAGGCTCTTCGCAACGCGGCCTACGCCGTGGCCAGCGGCGCCTACGACATCGCGATGGCGCTCGGAGTCGAGAAGCTGAAGGACTCGGGCTACTCCGGCCTCTTCGACCTGAATCCGACGACGGACGGCACCGAACTCGAGATGACGCCGCCGGCGGCGTTTTCCATGATCGTGCCGGCCTACGCCGAGAAGTACGGCGTCAGCGAGGACACGCTGAAGGATGTGATGTCCCACATCGCGTACAAGAACCACGCCAACGGTGCCAAGAACCCCAAGGCCCAGTTCCGGCGCGAGGTGCCGCTCGAACGGATCAGGTCTTCTCCCACGATCGCCGGCAAGCTCGGGCTCTTCGACTGCTCGGGAGTGAGTGACGGCGCGGCCGCTGCGATCCTGTGCAGGGCCGAGGACGCCCACCGCTACTGCGACGATCCGATCGTGCTCAAGGGCGTCGGATTCGTGGTCGGGCCGGCCGAGGGAGTCAAGAAACCGGAGTACGACTTCACCACCTTCCCCGAAGTCGTCGCCAGCGCCGAGGACGCCTACCGGCAGGCCGGCATCACGAATCCGCGCGAGGAGATCAGTCTCGCGGAGGTGCACGACTGCTTTACGCCGACCGAGCTGGTCCTGATGGAGGATCTGGGCTTCTCCGAGCGCGGCAACGCCTGGAAGGACTGCCTGGACGGCCGCTTCCAGCTCGACGGCCACCAGCCGGTCAACCCCGACGGCGGGCTCAAGAGTTTCGGCCACCCGATCGGTGCCAGCGGCCTGCGCATGATGTACGAGGTCTGGCTGCAACTGCGCGGCGAGGCCGGTGAGCGGCAGATCGCCGACCCGCAGATCGGGCTCACCCACAACCTCGGCGGCCTTCCCGGCAACTGCGTGAGTTGCGTCTCCGTGGTCGGCAAGGCAGCGTAGACCCAACAACGTTCGGATCTTCTGGTACAGTGCACCAGCACCTTCGAACGAGGAGAACTCACGATGAAGCGTTGGATGACGATTGCAGCTTGCAGCGCCGTCGCCGCTGTTGCGCTGGGGTGGGGTGGCTTCAAGACGTACCGCTTCATGCTGGAGAGCGGACTGATCCGGTTCAACGAGTACGACATCCGGACGGAGGGCATCCTTCAGGTCGGCGAACCCGCGCCCGACCTTCCGCTGGCCCTGGTCGACGGTGGCGAGGCGCGTCTCTCCGACTTGTGGGCAACGAAGCCTCTCGTTCTGGTCTTCGGCAGCTATACGTGACCGCCCTTCCGGGCCCGTGTGGCCCGGCTCGAAGAGATGCGGGAGGAGTGGAAGCCGGCCGTCGAGTTCAGCTACGTCTACATCAAGGAAGCCCACCCCGAGGATGAGTGGCAGGCACCGAAGAACGTAGAAACGAACCTGATCTTCAACCAGCCCAGGACGATGGTCGACCGCATGGACCTCGCCAAGAAGTTCGTCGAAGCGATGGATGTCAAGACACGAACCCTGGTCGACGACATCGCCAACACGGCCAATGCCTGCTACGCCGGCTGGCCGGAACGCATCTACGTGATCGACCGGGGAGGCACGATCGCCTACAAGGGCGGCATGGGGCCCTTCAACTTCGATACGGACGAACTCGCGGAGTTCCTCGAGGCCAACTACGGCGGGCTGCGCGGCGCGAGCGAGGCGACCGCGGGCTAGCGCGGGTTTGGCGGCTAGAACGCCTACTCCTTTGCTCCCGAGTCTGACCGGTCAGCCGGCTTGTTGACCCGGTAGGTCAGCCGCGCCGCGGCGCGCCGCGTCAGGAGGCGCATCAGGAAGATGACCACCCGGTTGCGCCAGCCCGGCACGACCGAGGACCTTCTGCCCAGCCCCCGGAGGCTGGCTTCCACGACCTGCTCCGGACTCGTCCATCCGGTGATCGGCTGAGGTTCGCCCATCCCCGCTTTCTGCTGATACTCGGTGGGCGTGAACCCCGGGGAGAGCACGATGACATCGATTCCGTGCTCGGCGAGTTCCGCCCAGAGCGCTTCGCCGAACATCAGGTTGAACGCCTTCGACGCGCCGTAGACGGCCTCGAACGGTACCGGCTGGTAGGCGGCCGTGCTCGAGAGGAAGATCAGCGCACCGCCCCCTCGCTCGACCAGACGCGGAGCGAGAATTGCCGCCAGACCTACGGCCGCCCGGTTGTTGACCTCGGGGATCTGCAGTTGAAGCTCGGGATCCTGGTCGATGAAGCGGCCGTAGGTGCCGAAGCCCGCATTGGACACCAGCATGCCGACTTCGATTCCGAGACGGTCCACCGCATCGAACACAAGCCGCGGACCCTCGCGGTCCATCAGGTCCTGAGGAACCACGTGCACGGTGACTCCCCAGGCGGAGCGCAGTTCCCGCGCCAGTTTCTCGAGCCGGTCGGCGCGACGGGCGACCAGCACGAGAGCCATGCCCTCCGCTGCGAGCCGGCGCGCATAGGCCTCGCCAATACCGCTCGACGCGCCAGTGATCAAGGCGGCGCCGCCGTAAGCCTTGATCTCGCCGACTCCTAGACGACCGCCTGAGGCGTCGCGACCCGGGGATCGTTGACGCCCATGCCATCCACCAACTCCTGGAAGCGCGGTTCGCCACGCAGGCAGTCGAAGGCCGGATGCACCTTGGTCCAGAGCACAGCCCCGAACTTCGCCCCGAGCGCGGTCTCCAGGCAGTTCAATGCAGCTTCCTTTTCGTCCAGCCAGGCGTAGAGCATCGCCAGGGCGGCGGACCGGTCCTCACCGTTGCTCGACCGCTTCAACTGCCAGTCCACCATCCAACGAAGAACGCCCGGCTCCCCGTCCTTCGCGTAGACGCTCCCGATCGCTTCGGCTTCTTCGTGGCGCCCAGTGTT
Encoded proteins:
- a CDS encoding acetyl-CoA acetyltransferase gives rise to the protein MPSHGIKDRVAIIGMGCTSFGEHWDQSIGDLSLSASQEALRSAGLDRDQIDAYWLGSAGTLASGLLIAEPLKIRYKPVTHVENFCATGSEALRNAAYAVASGAYDIAMALGVEKLKDSGYSGLFDLNPTTDGTELEMTPPAAFSMIVPAYAEKYGVSEDTLKDVMSHIAYKNHANGAKNPKAQFRREVPLERIRSSPTIAGKLGLFDCSGVSDGAAAAILCRAEDAHRYCDDPIVLKGVGFVVGPAEGVKKPEYDFTTFPEVVASAEDAYRQAGITNPREEISLAEVHDCFTPTELVLMEDLGFSERGNAWKDCLDGRFQLDGHQPVNPDGGLKSFGHPIGASGLRMMYEVWLQLRGEAGERQIADPQIGLTHNLGGLPGNCVSCVSVVGKAA
- a CDS encoding DUF3604 domain-containing protein, which translates into the protein MLSVPFRRALPALAVVVGCAPAPGDDYLDADLRSRVEKLKLEVEEGPSDQENATGRAGVFWEWLNAYAVTGRTLPMDSTTTVMRVVSQHEQGRGISERILGTLDDKIRELAIRDERPDAIGDVTVRTGESLVAGEWAEVEQTYTVGSMGMATGGSFLLGAQIMADQESMQHEDPMADNYVSLRSSNMATRWEKDRIPLSGKHGGFQDEEPMVVFRLADGTLEQGDTVTFTYGDRSQGSGGLRLQTLTTEALVLPVYVDLEGAGVYFTPSWPYHEVVSLDEVESLAVFAPSVVAVGEEIDLVVRSEDRYVNRSRGVTSQEYVVLLDGKTVATVPAGSAAAARVEGVTVSDPGVARFVVRSADGRLEAESNPVWVEAAPAERIYWGELHGHAGFAEGQGGGEQFYRYARDDARLDFVALTDHDSSMDDLEWRHLQELSRDFTEEGEFLAILGYEWSARRDLGGHHNVFFRSRDRPRVPNQEAPTLAEMYERLRAENAPSEVLVIPHAHQAGDWNQSAGDLETLVEITSHHGTFEWFGNRYLQNGFEIGFISASDDHRAKPGYNPGLFFSPHVQGPGLAAAVAPEKTTDGVFDALRSRRAYATSGQRILLSATLNGEPMGTRQPYTERREFSCRVSGTSPIDRIDLIRNGRVLCSRSYLSAPLESSAWLQIGFESSSEVFAPDRDNPRVYRVWTGVLEVTGARLLGIESPGFKNPYLEWAEVDPDQPQRARFYTETRGRMNTLLLRLAGASSSTRVTLHLDAARENGFAPPLIRQPADIPAAVVAFELKDLENNRLESVLPVGRHLDRVRLQVIDAGASLDREFEFVDLEEAKPGDYYYFRVTQLDGGQAWSSPFWVGRRDTGESSGAGG
- a CDS encoding DUF3604 domain-containing protein — protein: MSLPRRAAAGVVASLAVLSIGCRQTSESAPADRDLNRQIAQLIADIEREPTSAANVFRRTDTLWDWANRFALDGRVLPADLPLAVALIRFAEADGGEVDLPPAIDLYLETHLERFDRYVRELELKESEPQAVGELRMSTPGPLIAGGAATVEQTYIVGSRGLAAGGGLLVGKSGTGNETRPQNRDPAGDNFVSVRSSNPDARFEAVQVEWNGVHSHVPGKRPLPGFRLEGSALQPGDTVTLTYGGGSSRFHVPAFSNDEFVLPVYVDIAGSGTYLTPALPGIEVVGEPEVHAVRILAPSVVAAAEPFEITVRSEDRAINRASGPIPAYEVLLEGDTIATIEGGQGALSVVEGIAIEVPGVHRLEARSLDGSLHASSNPIRVELEPELRIYWGDTHGHTGLAEGTGSARAFFEYANRDARLDFATLSEHDIWMDDREWLDLQELTREFTEEGRFIGILGYEWTAFRNRGGHHNVFFRDPGSRRVPVQEATRLPDLYRGLHELYDPDEVLVIPHAHRAADWTRSDPELEKLVELYSVHGSFEWFANRYLQSGFELGFVAASDDHHAKPGLAPGPVSSVSQPGGLAAVVAPELSRDALFSALRNLSSYATSGQRILLEATVNGAAMGTRQENAERREIRVRVSGTSPIDAIDVVRNGEIILTKRYMTAALGSRSWLQVSFESSSEVFGEQVDNPRGYRLWEGTLEVEGARVLQVVPAGLDNPLRDQVSRLAPGAGHGARFRILTRGRSDSFLVELDGAGPHTLLSFHLNESTESGFAPGIRPAARIAAANVAIRLDELEAGRLDVELPVGPHPDRLSVQVIDPAAALDREVEFVDLDGVQDGDYYYVRVTQLDGGRAWSSPFWVGNRPASNGGQ
- a CDS encoding SDR family NAD(P)-dependent oxidoreductase, giving the protein MGLLDGKVAIVTGAGNGLGKSHALLLASEGARVLVNDPGCARDGSGESDVADEVVDLIRTEGGDAAASKVAVGPFEAAAELVQQAVDAFGGVDVLVNNAGILRDRTALKMSEQEWEAVLTVHLSGTFSCLQAAARVMREQGRGGRIINTTSVAGMQGNFGQSNYSAAKAGIYAVTRTAAMELQRYKITVNTISPTAYTRMTADNPGVTESFGDRYGPQHASPLVAFLASDHAAHITGQTLGVEGTHIFAYRMMSTVGVKQYVGDDPWKPSAIRHVIDQVIGH
- a CDS encoding SDR family oxidoreductase; translation: MITGASSGIGEAYARRLAAEGMALVLVARRADRLEKLARELRSAWGVTVHVVPQDLMDREGPRLVFDAVDRLGIEVGMLVSNAGFGTYGRFIDQDPELQLQIPEVNNRAAVGLAAILAPRLVERGGGALIFLSSTAAYQPVPFEAVYGASKAFNLMFGEALWAELAEHGIDVIVLSPGFTPTEYQQKAGMGEPQPITGWTSPEQVVEASLRGLGRRSSVVPGWRNRVVIFLMRLLTRRAAARLTYRVNKPADRSDSGAKE
- a CDS encoding OB-fold domain-containing protein — translated: MAGIVTYGAYVPYNRLDRGALGGRGERAVAGYDENSVSMAVEAAREALRGGAPIDTLCFATTTPGYAEKLDAATIHAALDLPANVGGHDLGGSGRAGLASLTLGNDMALAGRRPLVCLSEVMVGAPGGAREASAGDGAAAFTFGPSAEACAEVLAAGSMTDEFMDVWRAPSEPFANQWEERFGAQIVVPLMLGALESALSSAGISADSLSKVIVDSTNPRAVRGFVATAGIPVDRLADDLAASVGRAGTAHVGLALANALDEADPGDRIAVIAGIDGADAIIFEVTDRIAANRPERSVERWIEAKRNDLDYNTYLKWRGVLPFEKPRRPDPKRPAAPPSYRAERWKFAFVGSRCTNCGTANLPPQRVCVECDSVDETEPESFADAAAQVATYTQDNLAYSLQPPVVVAMLDFDQGGRLPCQLTDIDPHNIRIGDRVEMTFRCLHTAEGIHNYFWKARPRR